The following DNA comes from Neovison vison isolate M4711 chromosome 13, ASM_NN_V1, whole genome shotgun sequence.
cagcagtcctgGCTGAAGCAGACAGCCCCCCGGATGTGAGCCCCCGCACTGAGCCTCCCGACAGACCATCTCCTCTTCACCCCGGCAAAGTCAGCCCCACTCACCTCCCCGGGGCCCACGGGTCCTTCCTCTCTGTTGCCTCCAGGCTTTAGGCCCATGTAGCCTCAAGCATGAGCTGGGAAACGAAGGTCGCTTCTCCACGGAGCGCGCACCCTGCCTTCATCCCCGACCCCACGCTTCCCCCCCCTCTCGGCCTCTCCGCGTGAAGGAGGCCAGAGGGGAAATGCAGCCCCGGCCGCGTCCTTCAGAGCTACCCAGCTGGCAGGGGGCGTGACAAAGAGCGCGGGGGTGAGAACAAGTGTTTCAGCCCGAGAGAGGGAGGCGGGATGAAGCTGTTCCGTGTTCTCCAACCTAAGCCCTGACCTGACCTTCTCCCAGGTGCCGCTACCGACGTGCCCCGACTGGAAGTAAAGGAGGATTTGAAATAATGTATGGACGCCCCCGCCCCCACGGACCACGCGGGACGTGGTATTTACCATCTTTGGTTCTCCGTTTTTCTCGAGTGGAATACGGGGGTGAGGACGGTCCCTGCGCGCGCAGCCGTGATGAGGCTTAACTGAGCTGCTGGGTGCCTCGTGCTTACGAAGTCGGACACTTAGTGAGCTCTTCTGTGGAGGCCTCCTGTTGCTCCTCTGCTGACGCAGACCGATCTTTACGGTTTACAACGCTTGGTGAAGGTCACGTGAACAGGAAGGAGCGCCACTGGGATCCAGACGGGGCTTCAAGCGCAGCAGGCCAGGCCATGTCTCCTACCTGCCCTCAGAAGCCCATTTGGCTCCAGGTGCTGCTCCCTAGCAGCTGCTTTCCTGGGGTCACAAAGTTCATGCTGGGCCCTTcctccccaaaaacaaacaaacaaaaaacaaaaaggaacaaaacaacaacaacaaaaaacacttcaGTTTTCGGAACACACCGAGGCTCAaaggaaaaggatggaaaaagatactcaATGCAAGTGGAAACCAAAAGATCGCATAGGTAGCTGTATTTTGACAAAACAAGGCTTCAAGCCAAGAATgctaacaaaagacaaagaaggtcacTGTATAATGCTAAAGGAGTCAGTTCATCAACAAGAaataataatcatatatatatatataacatacatattttatatatatatgtcaccCAACACCAGAACATCTaatatatattaagcaaatactaacagatcCGAAGGGAAAAGTAGGCAGCAATATTATAATAGTGAAGGATTTCAAAATCTCACTTTCAACAATAGATATTTCATTCagagagaaaatcaacaaggaaacattgGACTTGAACCATACTTTATGCCAAATAGACCTGTCACAGATATACAGGAGATTCCATCCAATAGCAgctgaaaacatattttattcaagtgcacaaggaacattctccaagatAGGTCATATGATAGTTCATAAAACAAGTCATGGcaaatttaagaataataatgCTAAGTATCTTAGTAATAATACTAAGTATACTGAAATTATACTAAGTCTCTTTTCCAGCTACATGGgtataaaagtagaaataattgaaagaggaaaagatggggaatgtctgggtggcttagtgggttaagtgtctgccttcagctcgggttgtgatcccagggtcttgggatcgagccccacatcatgctccctgcttggcaggaagcctgcttctctgtctcccgctccccctgcttgtgttccctctcttgttgtgtctctgtcaaataagtaaataaaatctttgggaaaaaaagaagaaatggaacttTATCAGTCATCCTGGAAGCCATCTAcatggccatttctttttttttttttaagattttatttatttatttgtcagagagagtgagcacaggcagatagagtggcaggcagagggagaagcaggctctctgttgagcaaggagcccaatgtgggactcgatcccaggacgctgggatcatgacctgagccgaaggcagctgcttaaccaactgagccacccaggtgtcccttacaTGGCCAATTCAATTATAACacactccctccccaccagagCGACCACTCTCTATATCCTGATAGTAATCATTTCCTTCTTCTTATTGTCAGAGTTGTTGCCAAGTGTGTATTCCCAGACACTGCAGTTTAgtattgttcatttctttttttaagatctatttatttattttagacagcgAGAGGGAAAATGTgagtaggggagaggggcagaaggagagggagagaaaatctcaagcagactcctcactgagcacaaagcctgaggcagggctcgatctcacagccctgagaccatgacttgagtcaaaaatcaagagtcagaagctcaacagactgagccacccaggcgtcccctgcctCTCATTCTTTGAGGAAGAATCTGCATTGATATCCCCAAGATCTGCACCatccccttactctctctctctctctctctccctgccacccaGCCCCAGCTCAGGGCCTCGTCTCCCGTGCATCTGTTTGGTAGCCCTCATCACAATGAATTGGGTGATGTGTTTAGGAGCTGGTTCCTCCAATGAGTCTGGGAGACTTCTGAAGGCCAAGATTGTGTCTTATTTGCTGTGTATCCCCCAGTGCCTGGTCTAGAGAATGTACTTCATCAGTGTGTGATCAGTTAGAGGAAGGCAGTGAGGCGGTAGTCCTGGGCCCCAGCTGGACACTGAGTGTCCAAGAGCCATGGCGTCACCTCTTCAccgcctcctcttccttttcttcctccccgAGTAAAACCCACCATGAGACTGGGCTCACACTGGGCAGGTAGAGGAGGGATGGATTCACTCAAGAATCAAAAAATTTCCACAATAGGAGTCCTGGATAATATCTTTATTTAGCTTAGGTAGGTGTTTCTTACACATTTCTGGATACTTGGGTTAGACTTTTTCTCTATTGCACTCAGTAAGTTGTTCTTAAGCTCTTATGTATGATAAATGCAgacaaataaaaagcttcttgcatacaaatatttttaaaaggcatttttataTAGGGCATAGAGAACTGGTCTCTGGTGTCTGAATCTgggccctccctctgctctctacTCCTCTTAGACATGTCCAagtccccagcccctcctggaCAGGAACAGGGGCCTTCCAAGGCTGGGAGGCAGCCCTGTTGCTGATGCACGGAGAACACAAAAGGCATCACAGTGGCCCAGAACCCCGTGGTCAGATCGCTCGGCAGATCTGAAGATGCTTCTTCCCATCATTAGTGACAGCTCCTAAGTGTCAGAGGGATTGGACAGGCCCCGGTGTGGCCTGCTCTAATTGTTTCTCCAGCCAATCCACCCCCACAGAAAGCCAGCCAGCCACTGGGTTTACGGCCTTTTAGTGCATTCCCTCAAGCTTTCCAGGTGCTTAGGATCTCCCAAACCAACCAAGCCTCCTGGATCAAGCACAATTCCAGAAGGCTCCATCTGCTCCTTTGGGGCTCCTGCTGTGCCCACTGTCCATGATCAGTACGCAGAGCAGCAAGTCCAGGCTGGTGGGCAAGCACGATCCTTCAGCCTTGCCTGCAGCCCAGACAGCAAAATCCAGCCAGACCAGTATCTGTGGGTTTCTAGCTGAGGCTTAGAAAACCCCCCAGACCTGGGCCAGCCCCCTGTCCTGGCTGCCCAGACAGGCCAGGTAGGCAGAGTCTAGGCTGCAGGGCTCTCAGTCCCCTAAGTGCGCACCCGCACTTGGAAGTGCTCACAGCGGGCATGCTTCATGGTCAGCCCATAGATGGGGGTCATGTCCACCCTTGTGCCCTGGGGCACACTGAATTCCACCTGCTGCAGCAGGATGGCCAGGAAGAGAAAGACCTCCAGGCGGGCAATGGTCTCACCGATGCACTTCCGCTTGCCCATACCAAAGAGAATCACCTTCTCACTCAGTGCCTTATTGATGGTGCCATCGAGATTGAGAAATCGTTCTGGTCGGAACTTAGACGGGTCACCCCAGAGCTTCCTGTAATCAGAGAGAAGCAGCTAAAGTGGTAGTCCAGGGGCTCAGAAGCATCCAGTGGGTTGAACCCCAGCCTGGAAGGGTAGGGGATGGCCAAGTGGCCCGAAGACAGCAGGGTTTGGAGCTCGGGAGAGGGCAGAGTTGCCCTTGCCTCCTCTCAACTTACTGGTCATGGTTGATCTTCCACTGGTTCACGAAGACACAACGTCCCTTGGGGATGTAAAAGCCACTGAGGCTTGTGTCTCTTGTGGTGCTAGGGAAGAAGGAAGCCCAGTTAGGCTCAGGACCACAAGGACATCCCCTTGCCTCCCACACTGTTCCCTCCCACTGGCCCTGATGGGGTGTATGGACTGGAGGGACAGCAGTCAATCCATGGAGCCTCACCTATGAGGGATGGTGAAGGGGACGAAGGAAGCGTGTCGGAATATCTCCAGGATGAAGGCCTCCATATAGGGCAGCTGGGGCCTGTCGGAGAGCCGGGGCTGCCGGGCCCTGCCAATTACTGTGTCTGCAGAACATAAAGGaccatgtggggcacctgggtggctcagtctgctaagcatcttctttcggctcaggtcatgatcttggggtcctgggattgagccccgcatcgggctccctgcttaacagggagcccgcttctccctctccttctcccccttccctccccagcttgtgctctcctctcctactcactgtctcaaataaataaaatatttacaataaaataaaataaaaggactatGTGCATGAAGGGGCTGCCCAGAACCTGGCCAGGCCTTTGCCTTGAGTACTTTAAAGGAAGCCCCCACCTACCCAGCTCCTCCTGGATCTTTTTCTGCACATTGGGGTTCGTCACCAGGTACAGGAGgctccaggagatggcagttgtgaCCGTGTCAAATCCTGCCCCGTGGAAAACAAAGGGAAAGCTCAAGCAGTTGGCAGGTCTGGGCAGCCGGGCATAGGAAAGGCACGAAGGGGTAGCTCATACCTGCTCCAAACAGGTCCAAGACAACGTTAACGATCTTCTCGTCAGACAGCTGGATGTTGGCATTTTCATCTAGCCTCTTCTCCTGGCAGTGCTCGATCAGGCTGTCTGTGATATCCCGAATGTGGCCCTGGGTAGGGAAGGCCCACAGGTGAACAAGATCCCAAATCCAGGCCTACCTTTCCATGAGGACTGGTTCCTCACATCCCTAGCACCTTCATTCAAGAGGTGACCCCTCTACCCCAAGGATGCCAGACCAGCTTCTCGTACCTCTTTAAGGCTCTCTCCTGCCTTGGAATGCAGGCAGCCCCAATTTAAGGGACCCCAGAGACAGAGGTGTCATCTATGAGGCCAGGAGACCAGCTTTTTAACTCTCTGTTGCCCACAACCACTGGCCTTGGGTCCTGCACAGACtggatattcagtaaatattgctGTCTAATGGAAGGATAGAAAAGCCAATTAAGGAAAAGTTCTATTTCCCTGCCAAGGATGGAGTCCACTCAACCACTCGCCTCAAAATCGCAGGGTGAAGTCCCTGAGAGCCCGCCAAACCCCCTACTCCTCCAGTTGTCTCTGACCTTCCGACCCCAACCCTACTGCTCCCCATAGTcgcctgcctctccccagccaGTACCTTCTCAAATGTTCTGTAGTGTTCCTTGACCAGCTTTTGCATGAAGTTATAGAACTTCTTATTCAGGTCCTTGAAGGAATCCAGGGTGGGGTTGGGCAAGTAACGAAGGATGGGGAAGAAGTCCATGGGGCTCCCAGAGGCAACCGCCTCCCCAAACTCATTACTCAGGTTCACTAAGCTAAGTAGCTCTTGGTCATCATGGTCATAGCGCTTGCCAAAGCACATGGCACAGATGACATTAGCCACTGATACCACTACATATCGGTAGGGTTCAAAGCACCCAGCCTCTGCCATCCGCTGCTGCAGCCTGCCGAGGAGGGCCTCTGCCTCCTTGCTCACGTGCTCTTCCAGGTAGCAGGTGCACGAGGAAGCCGGGTCTGATGCGGTGGAGAAGCTCTTCAGGGCATTCTGGGCCAGGCGCCTGCGGGCAGCCCACGCTGGTCCAGAGTCCGGGTTGAAGGTCATGCTTTGGCCATCAGTAACCAGAGTGAAGCTGTAGAGGTCAGGCCGGCCCTTGAAATCATCCCCCTGCCGCACCAGGGCCTGCCGGATGGTGTCCAGGCCACTGAGCACCAGCACGGGTGTGGAGCCAATGTGGATTTGCAACACGTCCCCGTACCGCTGGCTCAGCCTCGTCAGTGCCAGGTGTGGGGTCTTCCCCAAGGTCAGCACGTTCCCCAGCAGAGGCCAGCCCCACGGCCCCGGTGGACTCTTCAGGCCTTTAGGAACCCGAGGCTGCCAGGCCCTGACCACCCAGAGCACTAGGCAGAAGACGGCAGAGGCCAGAAGAAACTCTGTGGCCGAGATGGGGATGGAGAGTCTGGACACAGAGGACATCATCAGTGTAGAGTTCTCCAGATAACTgctgagaggcagggtggggaaaaAAGACCAAGATATCAGATGGGGGGATATGAGGAACCAGTGTCCTAAAGTGTCAGCACGCTGgtcaaagaaaggagaaattttcCTATTCAGAACAGCTATCTGGacatgaaggggaggagaagatggGAGAAGCTGTTTGTTGAGATGCCGCCATGTGCCAAGAATTTCACAGTCATTCATTCAGTCCTGGCCACAGCCTATAAAGTAGACtacagtgaggctcagagaggttaagtaactagcACAAGGTTACACAGTGTTGGATCCACACTCCCATCCCAAAGTGCCCAATTCCAGAACACTGCTGCACCTATCTAAAACAGGTTTTTCtttggggctcctaggtggctcagtcagttaagcatcggactcttgatgtcagctcaggtcttgatctcagggttgtgagttcaagcccagcgtggagcccccttaaagtgaaatgaaataaaataaaataaaataaattttttaaaaaagggttttctACACATCAGTCTGTGATTCTCATATAGCACCTGTACTGtcatttattttatgcttttctaaaattaactttaggggcatcagggtggctcagtgggttaaagcctctgccttcggatccgGTCAtgatcagctcaggtcatgatcccagggtcctgggatggagccccacatcgcagcgatctctgcttagcagggagcctgcttccttctctctctgcctgcctctctgcctacttgtgatctctgtctgtcaaacaaataaataaaatcttaaaaaaataaaatataatcaactTTAAATCTACCCACATAGCATCatcccaaacaaaaaaacctgtgtcAAAGTACAggtttgattttttccccctaatgttTATCAAACACATAATCGACATATGTCACCACCAACCCCCTTGAGTACTATCCACCTCACTTGGGGAAACAAGGACGTCAGGAGAACTAGGGATCATGTGCTCCTTTGGCTCATTTCACATTTGGGGACATTGACCTCCAGAGGGGCTATTGACTTGACTAAAGTCACCCACTActcagtgacagagctgggactcagACCTCTTAGGGAAAGTTCCCTAGGAAGTTCCGAAGCTCCTGTCACAGCTACCTCCCTTTAAAGAGTGGTCACATTCTCTCCTAGAACTCTCCATTTTCTATATCTCCATCTCAGGGTCTAGGGAATCCTGCCAGACCAGACCCTGGGACAGGGTAGGGAAGTGACAGGGAACCCCAAGGCCACTGCCTAAGCCACACTACTCCGCCTCATGAGGCTCTGTCAGTCAGACTGACCCAGGGTTTAAAAGCAACCAGAGAAAAGCTACAAGAGGCTCCCGGTCACAGAAATCCAGGCCAGGGTTTTCACTGGGCTCAgttctaaatgaatgaatggtctgGGCCTCCCCCATTTCCTAGTCACCAAAGAACAGAGAATAAATGGAAGACTCCCACCAGATAAGGGCTGCAAGAAAACACTAGACTGGAATTCGGGAAATTAGGAATCAATCTAAATTTAACAGAAGTGGAGACAATACTTTCTCTCTAGGATTGTTCTAAAAAGGGTGTGCAAATTCATTGAGTATTCTCTCCAAGACATGGGCCTCTGACTGGGGCTCCTGCCAGGTGTCCCGGACTGGAGATGAGGAGCTCCAGGTTTCCCCATTCCAAGTCCACGGGCCTTGGACTTGTCATTTTGCCTTTCTGGCAGTTATATCacttggggaggaggtgggaataTGATCTTTGATTCAGGAGGCTCAGTTAGATCTCAGAGAACAGAAAACCTAGATCTGACCTGGGAGCCTCCCCATCTGAATCCTGGTTTCCCCACAGAACTTCCCAAGATGGGGAGATTGCCTGGGTCCTACTTTATACAGCCATCTGTCTAGGGAGGCCTCTTGGAGGAGCTAGATCCTTCAAGCCCTGACTCCTTGAGTGATGTAGGGACAGGTCTTGGGAGATATGGTTTCCCTTCGGCACATGGGGTGCCCAGATGACCTCCAGCCTTAGCACGACAGTAAGAGGCCAAGAAAGATGTGACTGGTAAGTTTTCAGGGACTGACAGTCTAGCTCTCCATAGGCTCTCCCATAGACTGCCCCAGAGCACAGGACAGAGAAGGCAGTTAGTGGGATAAGGAGGGGCCCTGGGCAGTGCCCAAGACTCCCGTTCAGAGCAGCCTCTCTTGTTCTGGCCAGCACATCTTGGGTCTTACAAGCCAGgccttgggggtgggagggttgaGACTGCCAGGGGTAGCTTTTAGATAAGGCAAGGTACAACAGGTAAGAACCCAACCTGCCCCCTCCATCCAACCTGTCCACCCAGGGAGAAGCCCCCTCCTCACACAGCTTGAACAAGGCGCTACACATCATTCTTGCCTCCTGCAGTGTATATGGTATACGTATTCCAGCCTCCCAGGTGACCCTGATGGGGAAGCCCAGAGGCTTTCAGAGAGTCAGTGGGAATGGAACTGGAGGCTGAATCCCAGAGTCCTTGAAGGGAGCCCATGGAAAATCTAGAATTCTGACACTAGCTGTGGGACCTTGGCTAATTCCTGTTCTTCCCCTGGCCTCAGTATTCCCACTATGGAGGTGGAGTGCCTGGTCAATAAGGACGCTCTTAGCCTCCTTTTTTGAGGTGCCAGGTCAGTGGCCACCTAGGAAAACCTAAGAGGCATCAAAATTTTCTTACTGTTGGGAGGGAAAGGGCAAGCCAGAAGTCCCCAACACTCACCTGCGGCTGTGAGGAGGTACTGAAGTGAGCTGGGACGAGTGGTCTCTTAAGCCTGAGACCCCAAAGAAGATCAGGGAAGGCTCCTAGGAACTGTCACCTTCAGGATGAGGGTGAAAAGCACTTCCACCTTTATAAACAGCTGGAGCGCTTGGCCACACCCCCTGGAgctaggcagagggaggggcggaCCGAAGAGGGGGTTGCTCTAGGAtagaggggatgggggagaaaCCGGAGATGGGAAGTGGGGGTTAGACTGGGTTGGGGGAACTCAGGGACAGGTAAGAACTCACTATGGGGACTCCTCATCCAAGTGCCAGCAGGAAAAGGGGTGACGGCTGGGGATACTTGAGACCCCAGTTCCAAGGTCCCGATGGACAGCAGACCCCACCTGAGGTGGGGATTTGAAGAAGTCCCCACACCGCCCAAAGACACTGTATGAGAAGCCCTCCAGACCCGGGTGCGGTAACCCCTCACCCTAATTTTTGCATCCCTAGGACACTGGGCTTGCAAGTGCCTCCCTCTTGCTACTAGTTGACGGGGGCCTggcaggcggggcggggctgCCTTGTGATGACCTCTTTCCCCCGGGTTACTGAGTCCGGGCTCGCGTGAGAAGCTCGGCGACCCCAGCCCTGAGGTCACCGGGGCCGGAAGGCCAGAGGCGCCGAAGGGCTGGCTTCATTCCCCAAGAGCCCCCAGAGCCGGGGTGACTGGCCGAAGTCTGAGCTCCCCGATAGATAGGCGGTAGATAGGCGGGAATAGATGGAAACACTCAGCCTCGCTGAGCGCTCACTGGCCCTCACTAGCTCTAGGACCACTTTGGGGGTACCTCCAGGGGGGACCCACAGGCCTTCGAGGTTCCCTTTTGACTCCGGGGCTGCCAGCTTAGTGGAGGGGCGGAGAAATCGAGCGGGCTGTGCGGCCAGCCCCAGGGGACCGAGAAGAGGGGGACCCTGGGACCGGGGAGAAGCGGGGGCCCAGGGACCGAGGAGGGGGACGCCCAGCGCAAAAGCCTCCCCAGGCTAGCGTGCACTTGTTGGTACATCCCTCCAGGGGGCAGAGGTCACGCGGCCCATCCCCGCTCCACCTGGGCTGCGCGCGGTGCCCGGCAGTCGCGTGAGAAGGCCCTGGAGCCTGGCgcagccacccagctgcctgaCTCCCCACCTCGGGTCCCGGCACAGTCACGCGAAGGGGGTGGGGAGTCGGGGGCGGGGCTCTTAAAGCGCCAGTCCCTAGGCGAGCCTGGAGgtgagggtggagggagaggaaccGCGAAGCCTGGCGGGTGCGCgattggtggggggtgggggggcagtgcaAAGGGCCCCGGCTTGCGTGCGGAGCTAGGCTTTTGCCTGCAAGGAGGAGCCTGCGCGTGTCATATTTGTGGTCCACGCCTGTGGCAGGACACGCAGCCCCAGCGCCACACGGATCGCCTGGCTGGCTGCCTTGGACGCTGCCGGTGCCGAGCCCTCCTGCTGTAGAACGCGCAGGAGGGAAAAGTCGCATTTGCGTGTGTTGCTCATCCTGTCCCCAACTAACCACTTCACCCGCCCAACCCGCCCGTGCTTCCCGACCCAGCGAATGACACCGCCATCCGCTGGCCCAACCGCAAATAGAGGTTCATCCCGCCCCTTCACCACTCCACTCAAACACTGGACAAATGCCtactatgtggcaggcactgttctgCATGCTGGCGATGGATCCACAAGTGATCAAAACTGACCCTACTCCCGCTCACATAGAGCTTACTCTGCGGTCGGGACGGGggcgggacggggtgggggggacggggTGCCGATAGAGAATGTCATAGGGTGAAAAATGCTTTAGAGAAAAATACAGGAGAGAAGGGGTAGAAATCACCCCAGGGGAAAACTGCAATTCAAAATAGGGTGGgtggtcaggggcgcctggctggctcagttggtggagggACTCCTGATCTGGAGGTTCTGAGTTCAAAACCCATGTTGGGtctggaacctactttaaaataataataataataatagagtaGTTAGAGAAGGCCTCACTGAGAAAATGACAGTAAGCAGAGGCAAGAGTGTGGAATCAAGACCCCAGGCACACAGGTATCTGGAAGCAGAAGAGACAGCAAGTTCAAAGGCCCCTAAAGGCAGTCattggcagaggaggagggaagcaaCAGTACCAGGGGCCCTGGAAATGGCAGTGGTCTTGTGACTGGGGATTTCTCTTAGCATGGAGTGCCCCCATCCCCAGGTGCAGAGAGCACTTCCTTGAGAAACATCTCCTGTGTGTGAGATGGACACATTGTGGGGTCTGAGGCAAGGAAGATCACAGAGGATAGGTTACCCACCCTGACAGCTGTCCAACCCCACTGCAAATCTTCGGAACCCTCTCCTGGGATCCTATCATTGCTCCCTAGAGTAAAAATAATCTCCAAACCTGGTTCCCACTTGCCTGTTGCTCCCTCCAATACCTTCTCAAGCCTGTGGCATCCACAGGTGTCTTTCCAAAAGTGCGAAATTCTCATTCTGTCACAACCATGCCCCTTGAGTGGCTCCCATCTAGATGGAAACCAGAATCTTTGGCAGAACCTATCAGGCCTGACCACCtctacttcctcttttttttttttttaaatcttaaggtGTCacgctttttattatttttttttatttatttattagaaagacagAGCACATATGTGGagggcaggcttcccactgagcaaggagccccaccaACTCTACTGCTAAtctcccctattttattttattttaaagattttatttattatttgacagacagagatcacaagtaggcagagaggcaggcagagag
Coding sequences within:
- the LOC122893452 gene encoding cytochrome P450 1A1 yields the protein MMSSVSRLSIPISATEFLLASAVFCLVLWVVRAWQPRVPKGLKSPPGPWGWPLLGNVLTLGKTPHLALTRLSQRYGDVLQIHIGSTPVLVLSGLDTIRQALVRQGDDFKGRPDLYSFTLVTDGQSMTFNPDSGPAWAARRRLAQNALKSFSTASDPASSCTCYLEEHVSKEAEALLGRLQQRMAEAGCFEPYRYVVVSVANVICAMCFGKRYDHDDQELLSLVNLSNEFGEAVASGSPMDFFPILRYLPNPTLDSFKDLNKKFYNFMQKLVKEHYRTFEKGHIRDITDSLIEHCQEKRLDENANIQLSDEKIVNVVLDLFGAGFDTVTTAISWSLLYLVTNPNVQKKIQEELDTVIGRARQPRLSDRPQLPYMEAFILEIFRHASFVPFTIPHSTTRDTSLSGFYIPKGRCVFVNQWKINHDQKLWGDPSKFRPERFLNLDGTINKALSEKVILFGMGKRKCIGETIARLEVFLFLAILLQQVEFSVPQGTRVDMTPIYGLTMKHARCEHFQVRVRT